AAATCGAATCAATCGATAGAGTTGACTTGCTGCCTGAGCAGAAAAAGCTTTATGCTGCCTATTTAGCAAAGCTTCGCCATCAAACGCTGAAGCAGCTGGACAAGAATACGATCAGGAAAAATCGAATCAGGATTCTGGCCGGATTGACGAGGTTAAGGCAAATATGCTGCCATCCAGCGTTGTTTGTAGATGGATACAAGGGGAGCTCTGCAAAATTTGATCAGTTGAAACAAATCATTGAGGAGTCAAGGTTTGCCGGCAGGAGGGTGCTCATTTTTTCTCAGTTCACGAAAATGCTAGATCTAATCGGCAGGGAGCTAGCATATGAAGGAATTCCATTCTTCTACCTGGACGGACAGACACCTCCTGAAGAGCGAGTGGAAACCTGTGAAAAGTTCAATACCGGGGAACGGGACTTTTTCCTGATTTCCCTGAAGGCAGGAGGCACAGGCTTAAACTTAACAGGAGCCGACACAGTCATCCTTTATGATTTATGGTGGAACCCCGCCGTTGAGGAGCAGGCAGCTGACCGGGCACACCGAATGGGCCAGAAAAACACAGTCCAGGTCATTAAATTAATTGCCCGCGGCACAATCGAAGAAAAAATGAACGAACTGCAGGATAAAAAGCGGAATATGATCGAAGAAATTATCGAAGAAAAAAGCCCAGCATCACTGACAGAAGAAGATATCCGCGAAATTTTGCAGATATAGCTTGGATGGAAACCATTAAGAATATCGAAAAAAATAATAGACTCGTGTTTAAGCTTGACAAGAGATATTTATAGGCAACAGTAAAGCCCCTATTCAGCGAATAGGGGCTTGCTACATTATTTTGCAACTTCGTTATCCAAATAGGATCTCAGTGTTTGCTGAAGTGTACCTTTGGTTTCTGCCTTTTGGTTAAAAGTGATTCCTGTTTGGATCATTTTTTTAACAAGTTCCGGTCGCATTCCAGTTATAACAGCGTTTGACCCCATCATCGCAACGCCGCTCAATACTTTTTGGAAATGGGAAATGACATTCATTTCCATGTCTGCAATCCCCGAAAGGTCCATAATCAAGGTCTGCACTTTAAGTCTTGATATATCCATCAGGATCTTTTCTTCAATAATCTGCATTCTGTAATCATCGATCATACCAATTAGAGGAAGAACAGCAACAGAAGCACTGACTGGGATAATTGGAACAGACAAATGTTCAACCAATTTCCTCTGCGAGTTAAGCAGTTCATCTTTGTACTTTGTATAAGTCAGGAAGAATGTATTAAGGAATTGGTCTACTCGATCATTGATCTTTTTCTCGAGCTGGAAAAATTCCTCACGGTCAGAAAATCTGTTATGCAATTGATCATATTTGTTAAGGAAGTGCCACAAAGTTCGACGGATGGCCTGAATCCACTCCAGTTTGAACGCAACAGTCAACGAGTGTTCTGCCCAGGCGATTCCTTCTTGTTCAGCAAAAGCAACCAGATTCTCTTCCTGTTGCTCTACTATGTACACAATTAATTTTTCAGCATTTTTTAACAGATCGATATTCCCTTTTTGGAGGATTTCATTAATCTTTGAAGCTACATTTACCGCTTCTGATAACAAGTGTTGTTCGAAAAGTTCCCTATTCGATTGAATGAAATCGGTAACTTCATTTCTATGGTTAAAAGTTGATTCCATTTTTATGTACACTCCCCGGCAATTTACTCAAATTTAATTAACAACATATAGATAGGGTTAAATATCCTTAATTTAACTGTAGCAAACAATAGGAGTAAACTCAAATATTCCAGCACCAGAACACCTGATACTCGATTTTTTGCAGGAAATATGCTCAGAAAACCGAAATAAGTAACTAGCCCATGATTTAAGGAGATACAAGTAAGAGTTAAGGAGGAAAACAATGGGATGGTTCATCATTGTTATAATTGCGTACCTACCGATATTTTATCGGATACACCGCCGACTTGATTTTCTGGAAAAAGAGGTTGAGAGGTTAAGCAAAGAAAAGGAATAGCATGATAAAAGGATGGAGATCAACAATTGAAAGGGATTGGAAGAGCAGTCAGAAAAATCAATAGTATGGAAAATAATAATATTATGTTAAGTGTATTTTACCCAGCTATTAACCAAACCGAAGGTCCATATACACAAATATTCATTCCGTCGGAAGAAGAAGCATTGAACATATTCATTGAATTGGGGGCGGATAAGGACCACATCTCGGAACTGATA
The window above is part of the Mesobacillus jeotgali genome. Proteins encoded here:
- a CDS encoding STAS domain-containing protein, whose protein sequence is MESTFNHRNEVTDFIQSNRELFEQHLLSEAVNVASKINEILQKGNIDLLKNAEKLIVYIVEQQEENLVAFAEQEGIAWAEHSLTVAFKLEWIQAIRRTLWHFLNKYDQLHNRFSDREEFFQLEKKINDRVDQFLNTFFLTYTKYKDELLNSQRKLVEHLSVPIIPVSASVAVLPLIGMIDDYRMQIIEEKILMDISRLKVQTLIMDLSGIADMEMNVISHFQKVLSGVAMMGSNAVITGMRPELVKKMIQTGITFNQKAETKGTLQQTLRSYLDNEVAK